In Virgibacillus sp. NKC19-16, a single genomic region encodes these proteins:
- a CDS encoding CoA-acylating methylmalonate-semialdehyde dehydrogenase: MSQTKVKTVQNYVGGEWVEAKSDKTESVYNPATGEVIAHVPISSLDDVDQAVNVASETFQTWKEVPVPKRARILFKYQQLLVDHWDELAEIVTIENGKSFKEAQGEVQRGIENVEFAAGAPSLMMGEQLPSIANGLESGVYQYPIGVVGGITPFNFPMMVPAWMFPMAIATGNTFVLKPSERTPLLANRLAELLEEAGLPNGVFNIVHGAHDVVNGLLDHENVAAISFVGSQPVAEYVYKRGTDNLKRVQALSGAKNHSIVLSDANLDNATTQILNAAFGSAGERCMAASVVAVEESVADEFIEQLTQKTNEIKIGNGLDEGVFLGPVIRENHKEKTLNYIETGEREGAKLVRDGRSDKDAQREGYFVGPTIFDNVTTEMKIWQDEMFAPILSIARVKDLDSAVDLTNKSRFANGACIFTNDGGSVRQFRETIDAGMLGVNIGVPAPMAFFPFAGWKDSFYGDLHANGKDGLNFYTRKKVITTRWV; encoded by the coding sequence ATGAGTCAAACAAAAGTAAAAACAGTTCAAAACTATGTAGGTGGAGAATGGGTTGAAGCAAAATCGGATAAAACAGAATCCGTATATAATCCGGCAACAGGAGAAGTTATCGCACATGTACCGATCTCCTCATTGGATGATGTGGATCAAGCAGTAAACGTTGCTTCTGAAACCTTTCAAACCTGGAAAGAGGTACCAGTTCCAAAACGCGCACGTATTTTATTTAAATATCAACAATTACTCGTAGATCACTGGGATGAGTTGGCTGAAATTGTAACCATTGAAAACGGAAAAAGCTTTAAAGAAGCACAAGGGGAAGTACAACGAGGTATTGAGAATGTTGAATTTGCTGCAGGCGCACCATCCTTAATGATGGGAGAACAATTGCCATCCATTGCTAATGGACTTGAATCAGGTGTTTATCAGTATCCAATCGGGGTTGTCGGCGGAATTACGCCATTTAATTTCCCGATGATGGTCCCAGCTTGGATGTTCCCAATGGCCATTGCAACTGGTAATACGTTCGTACTAAAACCATCTGAACGTACGCCATTACTTGCTAATCGTTTAGCTGAATTATTAGAAGAAGCAGGATTGCCAAACGGTGTATTCAATATTGTTCATGGTGCACATGATGTGGTGAATGGTCTGCTTGATCATGAAAATGTAGCGGCAATTTCTTTTGTTGGTTCGCAGCCAGTTGCTGAGTATGTATATAAACGTGGTACAGACAATTTGAAGCGTGTGCAGGCATTATCAGGAGCTAAGAACCACTCCATCGTATTGTCTGACGCAAACCTGGATAATGCAACAACACAAATTCTTAATGCTGCGTTTGGTTCAGCTGGAGAACGTTGCATGGCAGCTTCCGTTGTTGCTGTTGAGGAATCAGTTGCGGATGAATTCATTGAACAGCTTACACAAAAAACAAATGAAATTAAAATTGGTAACGGTCTGGATGAAGGTGTTTTCCTGGGACCGGTTATCCGTGAGAATCATAAAGAGAAAACGTTAAATTATATTGAAACGGGAGAAAGAGAAGGAGCTAAACTCGTTCGTGATGGACGTAGCGATAAAGATGCGCAACGTGAAGGTTATTTTGTAGGACCGACTATTTTTGACAATGTAACGACGGAAATGAAAATTTGGCAGGATGAAATGTTCGCACCTATTCTATCTATTGCCCGAGTCAAGGATCTTGATTCTGCTGTTGACCTAACAAATAAATCACGCTTTGCAAATGGTGCGTGTATATTTACAAATGATGGAGGCAGTGTCCGCCAATTCCGTGAAACGATTGATGCAGGGATGCTCGGTGTAAATATTGGTGTGCCGGCGCCAATGGCATTCTTCCCATTTGCTGGCTGGAAAGATTCGTTTTATGGGGATTTGCATGCGAATGGGAAAGATGGGCTTAATTTTTATACGCGGAAGAAGGTTATTACTACGAGGTGGGTTTGA
- a CDS encoding putative holin-like toxin, with translation MTTYETLSLLAQFGLLQIANLTFVVTIVVYLIKRNNRS, from the coding sequence ATGACGACATATGAAACACTGAGTCTGTTAGCTCAATTTGGATTACTCCAAATTGCTAATTTGACTTTTGTTGTGACTATTGTCGTTTACCTGATAAAAAGAAATAACCGCTCCTAG
- a CDS encoding LysR substrate-binding domain-containing protein, which translates to MEIRQIEYFAEVAKQLNFTRAASILHISQPSLSKTIKNLEAELGAPLFYRGANQLDLTDAGQALLVNAKHVLHAFENLTSELNDVIDLKKGEIKIGIPPIIGAAFFSKLISQYKEAYPSIELILTEVGSNKIKHGVDEGTLDIGLVCNVPIRKGNFETVKLLKDPLMLIVHKDNPLAKKDTIDFSHIKKEPFILYRNDFSLHDSIIEACEKHDFYPNIVCESSQKDFMVEMVEAKLGVALLPSKICNQINNEKIIAIPFNRPVVNLELGMIWRKNTYLPFAVREFIAMSELFTI; encoded by the coding sequence ATGGAAATAAGACAGATAGAATATTTTGCAGAAGTTGCGAAACAGTTGAACTTTACAAGAGCCGCATCCATCCTTCATATTTCTCAGCCGTCATTAAGCAAGACAATTAAAAACCTTGAGGCCGAACTCGGTGCTCCGCTTTTTTATAGAGGGGCTAATCAATTGGATCTAACGGATGCAGGTCAAGCCCTTTTAGTAAATGCGAAACATGTACTGCATGCGTTTGAAAATTTAACATCTGAACTAAATGATGTCATTGATTTGAAAAAAGGTGAAATTAAAATTGGAATCCCCCCTATTATAGGTGCTGCATTTTTTTCAAAATTAATCAGCCAATACAAAGAAGCTTATCCTTCCATTGAATTGATCTTAACTGAAGTAGGCAGTAACAAAATTAAACATGGCGTTGATGAAGGCACACTTGACATTGGTTTAGTATGTAATGTGCCCATTCGAAAAGGAAACTTTGAAACTGTTAAACTATTAAAGGATCCCCTAATGCTTATTGTGCATAAAGACAATCCTTTAGCTAAAAAAGATACAATCGACTTTTCACATATCAAAAAAGAGCCATTTATTTTGTACCGGAATGATTTCTCCCTGCATGACAGTATTATTGAAGCTTGCGAAAAACACGACTTTTATCCAAATATCGTCTGTGAAAGCTCGCAAAAAGACTTTATGGTTGAAATGGTTGAAGCAAAGTTAGGTGTTGCTTTATTACCGAGTAAAATTTGTAACCAGATTAACAACGAAAAAATTATCGCCATTCCTTTTAACAGACCTGTTGTTAATTTGGAGTTAGGCATGATTTGGAGAAAAAACACCTACTTACCGTTCGCTGTACGTGAATTTATCGCCATGTCGGAATTGTTTACGATTTAA
- a CDS encoding malate synthase G, whose product MVDYVKKGSIQVAKELYDFVNVEALPETGLDNETFWTDLGELISDLTPKNKALLVEREEFQKQIDTWHKENQTFDSDTYKAFLEHIGYLEPRVDDFNITTDNIDDVITLQAGPQLVVPIDNSRYAINAANARWGSLYDALYGTDVISEEGGAEKKGSYNPVRGEKVIAFAKNFLDEHVPLKGSSHTEATYYAIVNGKFEVTLKNGDTTELIDASKFAGYQGQAEDPSAVLLKNNGLHFEIQIDRNHSIGKTDEAGVKDIYLESATSSIMDCEDSVAAVDAEDKTLVYRNWLGLSRGDLTSVFTKERKEVTRTLNSDRTYIGPNGEDVILSGRVLMFIRNVGHLMTNNAILDENGQEVPEGIMDGVFTSLMAKHGLLGNGPLQNSKEGSVYIVKPKMHGSKEAAFANELFNRVEDMLDMKRNTLKIGLMDEERRTSLNLKNSINEVKERIVFINTGFLDRTGDEIHTSMEAGPMIRKGEMKSSTWLNAYEKNNVRVGLAAGLKGKAQIGKGMWAMPDLMDAMLKEKRGHLQAGGNTAWVPSPTAATLHALHYHEIDVRKVQEELANEVKDYRDEILQIPVAENPNWSAEEIQEELDNSAQTLLGYVVRWVEQGVGCSKVPDINNVALMEDRATLRISSQMIANWLHHGICTEEQTLNTLKRMAKIVDGQNAGDVLYRPMAPNFDDSIAFQAACDLVFKGKDQPSGYTEPILHRRRQEVKESAHVLKS is encoded by the coding sequence ATGGTGGATTACGTAAAAAAGGGAAGTATTCAGGTTGCAAAAGAGCTTTATGATTTTGTGAATGTGGAAGCGTTACCGGAAACAGGTCTTGACAATGAAACGTTTTGGACAGATTTGGGGGAGCTTATCTCTGATTTGACTCCAAAGAACAAAGCATTGTTAGTAGAACGCGAGGAATTTCAAAAGCAAATTGATACATGGCATAAAGAAAACCAAACGTTTGACTCTGATACGTACAAAGCATTCTTGGAGCATATCGGCTACTTGGAGCCGCGTGTTGATGATTTTAACATAACGACAGATAATATTGATGATGTTATTACACTTCAGGCTGGGCCGCAACTTGTTGTACCGATTGACAATTCGCGCTATGCAATCAATGCTGCTAACGCACGTTGGGGATCACTTTATGATGCATTGTACGGAACAGATGTAATAAGTGAGGAAGGAGGGGCCGAGAAAAAAGGTTCATATAATCCTGTGCGCGGTGAAAAAGTCATAGCTTTTGCTAAAAACTTTCTAGATGAACATGTACCACTTAAGGGTTCCTCACATACAGAAGCAACATATTATGCAATCGTTAATGGGAAATTTGAAGTCACACTTAAAAACGGTGACACAACGGAACTGATAGATGCTTCTAAATTTGCTGGCTACCAGGGGCAAGCGGAAGATCCCAGTGCTGTCTTGCTGAAAAATAACGGATTACATTTTGAAATCCAAATCGACCGAAATCACTCGATTGGAAAAACGGATGAGGCGGGCGTGAAAGATATTTACCTAGAGTCTGCTACTTCCTCCATTATGGACTGTGAAGATTCCGTTGCGGCTGTAGACGCAGAGGATAAAACACTCGTATACCGCAACTGGCTTGGTCTTAGCAGAGGGGATTTAACATCTGTATTCACAAAAGAAAGAAAAGAAGTGACACGTACATTGAACTCTGACCGTACTTACATAGGCCCGAACGGCGAAGATGTCATACTATCCGGCCGTGTGCTTATGTTTATCCGTAATGTTGGTCACTTAATGACAAACAATGCGATTCTAGATGAAAACGGGCAAGAAGTTCCTGAGGGTATTATGGATGGTGTGTTTACAAGCTTGATGGCTAAACACGGCCTCTTAGGCAATGGACCATTGCAAAATTCGAAGGAAGGCTCTGTGTATATTGTTAAGCCGAAGATGCATGGTTCAAAAGAAGCTGCTTTTGCAAATGAATTATTTAATCGTGTAGAAGATATGCTTGATATGAAGCGCAATACACTGAAAATCGGCTTAATGGATGAAGAACGCCGTACCAGCTTGAATTTGAAAAATAGTATTAATGAGGTAAAAGAAAGAATTGTTTTCATTAATACAGGTTTCTTAGACCGTACAGGTGACGAAATCCATACATCAATGGAAGCAGGTCCGATGATTCGTAAAGGTGAGATGAAATCATCCACTTGGCTGAATGCCTATGAGAAAAATAACGTACGTGTTGGCTTAGCTGCTGGTTTGAAAGGGAAAGCACAAATTGGTAAAGGAATGTGGGCCATGCCAGATTTGATGGATGCGATGCTTAAAGAGAAGAGAGGGCATTTACAGGCAGGTGGGAACACAGCCTGGGTTCCATCACCAACGGCAGCAACACTGCATGCACTTCACTATCATGAAATTGATGTAAGAAAAGTGCAAGAAGAACTAGCAAACGAAGTAAAAGATTACCGTGATGAAATTTTGCAAATTCCAGTTGCAGAAAATCCAAACTGGTCGGCAGAGGAAATACAGGAAGAGCTTGATAACAGTGCACAGACATTACTTGGATACGTTGTTCGTTGGGTTGAGCAAGGTGTGGGCTGTTCCAAAGTTCCTGACATTAACAATGTTGCGCTTATGGAAGACCGAGCTACTTTGCGCATTTCCAGCCAAATGATAGCAAACTGGCTGCACCATGGTATTTGTACAGAGGAGCAAACATTAAATACGCTGAAGCGCATGGCTAAAATTGTTGACGGGCAAAATGCAGGAGATGTACTATACCGTCCAATGGCGCCTAACTTCGATGACTCGATCGCATTCCAAGCAGCTTGCGACCTTGTATTTAAAGGAAAAGATCAGCCAAGCGGCTACACAGAGCCAATTCTTCACCGTCGACGTCAAGAAGTAAAAGAAAGTGCACATGTACTAAAATCGTGA
- a CDS encoding FAD-binding oxidoreductase encodes MVSPDLAGLLPKVQMKPSHETRHPLGNGGMQIMEAHSEADISKVLEYANKYDKTVNIVSGGTKRGYGGAIEQADILLSLAKYKGIVEHSAGDLTLTVKPGTTLKEITDEVGKKGQRVALDAPWPEMATIGGIIAANDSGAKRLLYGSARDLVIGTRIVYADGNVIRTGGKVVKNVAGYDMNKLFIGSMGTLGVISEITIKLRPLPKYEGLSLLYFPKGNEQKIREFSVFILDSMMEPVSIELLNPSVAEKMTGKNHYTLAISFEDRENAVLDQENWVDEHLPGEVEHSVLHAEEARQWWERFRHIGPNGYNDEKNEADTQAALKIGSNNLDVPVILETAEQLSKVYQVSVEAHGGVGHGISRIFIKGFPENIVLYIKALRSKAEERNGYAVCTHLPFKLRELVNVWGEKPSYFALLEGIKRTNDPKGNLNRQRFVGGI; translated from the coding sequence ATGGTTTCTCCGGATCTAGCAGGACTTTTGCCGAAAGTACAAATGAAGCCAAGCCATGAAACAAGGCATCCGCTTGGAAATGGCGGTATGCAAATCATGGAGGCCCATTCTGAAGCAGACATTTCAAAAGTCCTTGAATATGCGAATAAATACGATAAAACGGTCAATATTGTTTCAGGTGGTACGAAACGAGGATACGGAGGGGCGATTGAACAGGCAGATATTCTATTATCGCTTGCCAAATACAAAGGTATTGTGGAGCATTCAGCTGGAGACCTGACATTAACGGTGAAACCTGGAACGACGTTAAAAGAAATTACAGATGAAGTAGGCAAAAAAGGGCAGCGTGTAGCGCTTGACGCTCCCTGGCCTGAGATGGCAACGATTGGCGGCATTATTGCAGCGAATGACAGCGGGGCGAAACGACTGCTTTATGGATCTGCCAGAGATTTGGTTATCGGAACACGAATCGTGTACGCAGACGGAAACGTTATCCGTACAGGTGGTAAAGTTGTGAAAAACGTCGCGGGTTATGACATGAATAAACTTTTCATCGGGTCAATGGGAACGCTTGGTGTCATTAGTGAAATCACGATTAAGTTACGTCCGCTCCCGAAATATGAGGGGTTGTCTCTTCTGTATTTCCCTAAAGGTAATGAACAAAAGATTCGTGAATTCTCTGTGTTCATCCTCGATTCAATGATGGAACCGGTATCTATTGAACTTTTAAATCCTTCTGTTGCTGAAAAGATGACTGGCAAAAATCACTATACACTTGCCATTTCATTTGAAGACCGAGAAAATGCTGTTCTCGATCAGGAGAATTGGGTAGATGAACATTTGCCAGGTGAAGTGGAACATTCTGTATTACACGCGGAAGAAGCAAGACAATGGTGGGAAAGATTTCGCCATATTGGACCCAATGGGTACAATGATGAAAAGAACGAAGCGGATACACAAGCTGCATTGAAAATTGGAAGTAATAATTTAGATGTTCCCGTTATCTTGGAAACAGCTGAGCAACTTTCTAAAGTATATCAAGTTTCCGTTGAAGCGCATGGTGGTGTAGGTCATGGTATTTCGAGGATATTTATAAAGGGATTTCCTGAAAATATTGTTTTATATATTAAGGCACTAAGGTCAAAGGCAGAAGAAAGGAATGGATATGCTGTTTGTACACATTTACCATTTAAGTTAAGAGAGTTGGTTAATGTTTGGGGTGAAAAACCATCTTATTTTGCTTTGCTGGAAGGTATTAAACGAACGAACGACCCTAAGGGAAACCTAAATCGACAACGTTTTGTAGGAGGTATATAA
- a CDS encoding (Fe-S)-binding protein codes for MSVGEKESANLVNLLENGPACQTKTLGNYLGEDIPDENKWADCVHCGMCLEACPTYQETGEEQHSPRGRVYLIEAVGKGKIDINEAFSKPVFDCLDCRACETACPADVQVGGLIEEARGQIRQAMPLTGLTGMLSKTALNGFFPYQNRMNMLGSFMRFYQKSGMQSVVRKTGLLNVMPTHLKDMESILPKVEKPVLGRYPEIVPAEEEKKQRVGMLTGCIMDVMFSDVNEATIRVLTHNGFEVGLPKQQGCCGALHIHAGERETGKELAKQNIEAFKDYDKVLVNAAGCGCALQEYNELFRNDPEMLPLAEDFSAKIEDVSKFLYDNDFKRPKAEVNTKITYHDACHLAHGQGIRFEPRQLLNEIPGVEMVDLPDADRCCGSAGIYNLTHPEMAGALLERKVDDVPENIDMISMGNPGCMLQIAMGVKKYGRSEKVVHTVQLLDWAYEKEKSEQAKLVQS; via the coding sequence ATGAGTGTGGGTGAAAAAGAATCTGCTAACCTGGTGAATCTCTTGGAAAATGGGCCAGCCTGTCAAACAAAGACGTTAGGAAACTATCTTGGGGAGGATATTCCCGATGAAAATAAATGGGCAGACTGTGTTCACTGTGGCATGTGCCTTGAAGCTTGTCCCACTTACCAAGAAACAGGTGAAGAACAGCATTCACCAAGAGGACGCGTTTATTTAATTGAAGCAGTTGGGAAAGGAAAAATTGATATTAATGAAGCTTTTTCCAAACCCGTTTTTGATTGTCTTGATTGCCGTGCTTGTGAAACAGCATGTCCGGCAGACGTCCAAGTCGGTGGGCTGATTGAAGAAGCTCGTGGACAAATTCGCCAAGCGATGCCTTTAACAGGTCTTACAGGTATGCTTAGTAAGACAGCTTTGAACGGCTTTTTTCCGTATCAGAATCGTATGAATATGCTTGGGTCTTTTATGCGGTTTTACCAAAAAAGCGGTATGCAAAGTGTAGTTAGAAAAACAGGATTGCTAAATGTAATGCCAACACACTTGAAAGATATGGAATCCATTCTCCCGAAAGTTGAAAAACCTGTACTTGGCAGATATCCAGAGATCGTGCCTGCTGAAGAAGAGAAAAAGCAACGGGTTGGCATGCTGACAGGATGTATCATGGACGTCATGTTCAGTGATGTTAACGAAGCGACCATTCGCGTTCTCACACATAACGGGTTTGAAGTTGGTCTTCCGAAACAACAGGGGTGTTGTGGGGCTCTTCATATTCATGCCGGTGAAAGAGAAACAGGGAAAGAACTCGCCAAACAAAATATTGAGGCCTTTAAAGATTATGACAAAGTCCTTGTAAATGCTGCAGGCTGTGGATGTGCACTTCAGGAATATAATGAATTATTCAGAAATGACCCTGAAATGCTCCCTTTAGCAGAAGATTTTTCAGCGAAAATTGAAGATGTTTCTAAGTTCCTGTATGACAATGATTTTAAACGTCCAAAAGCAGAAGTTAATACAAAAATTACGTACCATGACGCGTGTCATCTAGCGCACGGGCAGGGTATACGCTTTGAACCTCGCCAACTTTTAAATGAAATACCAGGCGTGGAAATGGTAGATTTACCTGATGCTGACAGATGCTGTGGAAGTGCAGGAATCTATAACCTTACACATCCTGAGATGGCAGGGGCACTTCTTGAGCGTAAGGTGGACGATGTTCCTGAAAATATTGACATGATTTCAATGGGTAATCCCGGTTGTATGCTGCAAATCGCAATGGGGGTTAAAAAATATGGTAGAAGTGAAAAGGTTGTTCATACCGTACAACTGCTTGATTGGGCTTATGAAAAAGAGAAAAGTGAGCAGGCCAAACTCGTGCAATCTTAA
- a CDS encoding FAD-linked oxidase C-terminal domain-containing protein → MFGKKRKKQKPDAVVQQLINIVGESEVLYLKEDLISYECDGYTMSKGMPRAVVFVRNTKQVSDVVKYLNKVEIPYIARGAGTGLSGGATPLGGEVLISLVRMKKMLHLDLENRKAVVEPGYINLKLTQSISDKGYYYAPDPSSQYACTIGGNVAENSGGAHCLKYGVTTNHILGLEIVLPSGEIIEIGEDGVPDRPGYDLLGLLTGSEGTLGIVTKVTVKVLKTPEGKKTVLAYYDDINDASQAVSDIISAGIIPAALEMMDSIAIEGVESAAYPVGHPRDIAAFLLIEVDGIAAGIDDQIDEILDVCQNNNVREVKVAKDEAERGLWWANRKMGFGAMGAISPDYLVQDGVIPRTRLPEVLAKISEISLKYELRIANIFHAGDGNLHPLILFDASIPGQSERASKAGSECLKVCADIGGSITGEHGVGIEKSAEMRFIFSDEEMAAQTDIRAVFNPEDLLNPGKLFPSPGRCVEVKQEWKTVEV, encoded by the coding sequence TTGTTTGGAAAAAAGCGTAAAAAGCAAAAACCTGATGCTGTTGTTCAGCAATTAATCAATATTGTTGGCGAGAGTGAAGTTCTTTATTTAAAAGAAGATCTCATTTCATATGAATGTGACGGCTATACGATGTCAAAAGGGATGCCAAGAGCGGTTGTTTTTGTGAGGAATACAAAACAGGTTTCAGATGTTGTGAAATACTTAAATAAAGTAGAAATTCCTTATATCGCGCGTGGGGCTGGAACAGGCTTGAGCGGAGGCGCAACCCCGCTCGGAGGTGAAGTCCTAATTAGTCTGGTTCGGATGAAGAAGATGCTCCATCTTGACTTGGAAAATAGAAAAGCAGTTGTTGAGCCTGGCTATATTAACCTAAAGTTGACACAATCTATTTCAGACAAAGGCTATTATTACGCACCAGACCCTTCAAGCCAATATGCATGCACAATTGGTGGCAATGTTGCTGAAAATTCGGGTGGTGCTCACTGTTTAAAATATGGCGTTACGACAAATCATATCTTGGGGCTTGAGATCGTTCTTCCTAGTGGTGAAATTATTGAAATAGGTGAGGACGGGGTTCCAGATCGTCCGGGATACGATTTACTTGGGCTCTTGACTGGTTCAGAGGGGACGCTTGGCATTGTGACAAAAGTTACGGTGAAGGTGTTAAAAACCCCTGAAGGTAAGAAAACCGTTCTTGCTTATTATGATGATATTAATGATGCAAGCCAAGCTGTTTCAGATATTATTTCTGCTGGTATTATTCCAGCCGCACTTGAAATGATGGATTCTATAGCCATCGAAGGTGTTGAATCCGCCGCTTATCCGGTTGGGCACCCGAGAGATATTGCTGCGTTTTTGCTTATTGAAGTTGATGGAATCGCGGCTGGAATTGATGATCAAATCGATGAAATTCTTGACGTTTGTCAAAATAATAATGTACGTGAGGTAAAAGTGGCTAAAGATGAAGCAGAGCGAGGACTTTGGTGGGCAAACCGCAAGATGGGATTTGGTGCAATGGGGGCAATCTCTCCTGACTACCTCGTACAAGATGGTGTTATTCCTAGAACACGTTTGCCTGAAGTGCTTGCAAAAATTTCCGAAATTAGTCTGAAGTATGAGCTTCGTATTGCAAACATTTTCCATGCAGGGGATGGGAATCTTCATCCGCTTATTTTATTCGATGCAAGTATTCCCGGGCAAAGTGAACGAGCTTCAAAAGCGGGTTCGGAATGCTTGAAAGTTTGTGCCGATATTGGCGGTTCGATTACTGGTGAACACGGTGTAGGGATCGAAAAGTCAGCGGAAATGCGTTTTATCTTCAGTGACGAGGAAATGGCTGCGCAAACGGATATACGTGCTGTATTTAATCCCGAGGATCTATTAAATCCCGGTAAACTATTTCCAAGCCCTGGTCGCTGTGTAGAAGTGAAGCAAGAATGGAAGACAGTAGAAGTATAA
- a CDS encoding fumarylacetoacetate hydrolase family protein, whose amino-acid sequence MKFARFKKQMDERVLQGIATDNGIKQIEGDIFTGWNHTEVIHSYSEIKLLAPLIPKHVIGIGANYVGKTDDLPSELPEIPVFFYKPVSSVIGSGEAIVLPRKVEEVKFESELAVVIGQRASNLTEQEVTDYIFGYTVANDVTAPQFFHEDGHWMVGKSFDTFTPLGPYIETELDPDNVKVEAYLNGDKKQDSTTALMIFSMRKMIAYLSSVMTLEAGDVILTGSPLGAEMMKDGDEINCKIAEIGELRNPVKQG is encoded by the coding sequence ATGAAATTCGCTAGATTTAAAAAACAGATGGATGAAAGAGTTTTGCAAGGAATCGCAACAGACAATGGTATCAAACAAATTGAAGGAGACATATTTACAGGTTGGAACCATACAGAAGTAATCCACAGCTATTCTGAGATTAAATTATTGGCACCGCTTATACCGAAACACGTAATTGGAATTGGTGCAAATTATGTCGGTAAAACGGATGACTTACCCTCTGAATTACCTGAGATTCCAGTGTTTTTTTATAAACCAGTTTCCTCTGTTATTGGAAGTGGAGAAGCTATAGTTTTACCAAGAAAAGTTGAAGAAGTGAAATTTGAATCAGAGCTTGCAGTAGTGATTGGGCAACGCGCGAGTAACCTTACTGAACAAGAGGTTACAGACTATATTTTTGGTTATACGGTAGCCAATGATGTAACGGCACCGCAATTTTTCCATGAAGATGGACATTGGATGGTAGGAAAATCATTTGACACGTTTACACCGCTCGGACCATACATCGAAACTGAACTCGACCCTGATAATGTCAAAGTTGAAGCATATTTAAACGGTGACAAGAAACAGGATAGCACAACAGCACTTATGATTTTTTCCATGAGAAAGATGATTGCTTACCTTTCCAGTGTGATGACGCTGGAAGCGGGGGATGTTATTTTAACTGGCAGTCCGCTCGGCGCTGAAATGATGAAAGATGGAGATGAAATCAACTGTAAAATTGCTGAAATTGGTGAGCTTCGTAATCCAGTAAAACAGGGTTGA